In the Halococcus salifodinae DSM 8989 genome, CGAACCTCGTTCAAGACCTCACATACACCGTGCTCGACCCACGGATCGACTTCGATGATCGATAATGGCTACTGACGAACCTTCACAACGATTCGACTCGGTGGACTGGAACGACGTCGCCGGCGGGAGCAGCCGCGCGTTCTCGGCGAACTTCAAGGGCGTCGCTGCCGTCCTCGGCGCGATCTTCGCGCTGATCCTGTACGACCTGTTCGTCGTGCCGGGCGACACCCCGACGTTCGCGGCGATCGGCTGGAACTACGACGTCACCGGCCTCGACTGGCTGTTCGCGATCTCGATCGTCCTGTTCGGGTTCTACGGCGTGTTGCCGCTGTACCAGAACGCCCGGATGACGCGGTACTACTGGCAACAGTTCCGGAAAAATCGTCCCGCGGTTCTCAGCCTCGTCTTCCTCGCTGCTGTCTTCGTCGGCGGGCTTCTCGGACCGCTGTTCATCTCGGCACCGGAGGTCCAACTGTTCACGAAGTATCAGCCACCGGTCGGCTTCGAGATCAGCCGTCAGTACGTCATCAACTGCGCCGGCCCGATCGTCGACGGTGCGTGTCAGGGGACGTGGCAGTACCCGCTAGGCACTACCCAGAACGGCCGTGACATCTTCAAGATGATCGTCTACGGGATGCAGATCACGATGAAGATCGCGTTCATCGCCACGCTGATGGTCTTGACCATCGGCACCGCGGTCGGGACCACCGCCGCGTACATGGGCGGCCTCGTCGACGAGGTGTTGATGCGATACGTCGACATCCAGCAGTCGTTCCCGACGTTCATCCTCTACTTGCTCATCCTCTACATCTTCGGCGGGAGTCTGACTCTCTTCATCCTCCTGTTCGGGCTGTTCGCGTGGGAAGGAACTGCGCGGTACGTGCGGAGCAACGCGCTCGCGAAGAGCCAGGAGGAGTACATCAAGGCGGTCCAGCTCAGCGGCGCGAGCACCTATCAGGTCATCCGCCGCCACATTATCCCGAACACCGCGAGCAGCTGGATCACGGACCTCACGCTACTGATTCCGGGATTCTTGTTGTTTGAGGCCCAGCTCGCCTTCCTCGGCCTCGGCGATTCGACGGTCCCCTCGTGGGGCCAGCTGATCGCCGCCGGACGCGGTGATCTCTCTTTTGCGCCGTGGATCACCCTGATGCCCGGCTTCGTGCTGTTCTTCACCATTCTCGCCTTCAACTTCCTTGGCGACGCCGTGCTCGACGCGATCGACCCAGAAACCCAGGCGGAGGCTGAAAGATGACAACGGACACACCACTCCTCTCGATCGAGAACCTCACCACGACCTTCGAGACCGACGCCGGACTCCTCACCGCCGTCGACGGGATCAGTTTCGACGTCAACCGCGGCGAGACGGTCTGTATCGTCGGCGAGAGTGGGTCTGGAAAGACCGTCGCGAGCGAATCGATCACGCGCCTGATCCCGTCGCCGCCCGGTACGGTCGACGGCACGGTCCGGTTCGAGGGCCGCGACATCGCGTCGATGAGCGAGTCCGAACTCCGGGAGATCCGGGGGCAGAACATCGCCCACATCTTCCAGAACCCACAGGATGCGCTGAATCACTGCTACACCGTGGGGTGGCAGATCACCGAGGCGGTGCAGGTCCACGAGAACGTCTCCAGCGAGGCGGCCCGCGAGCGCGCGGTCGATCTGCTCAACCGGGTCGGCGTCGCCAACGCGGCCGCCCGGCTCGACGACTACCCCCACGAGTTCTCGGGCGGCCAGAAACAGCGCGTCATGATCGCGATGGCGCTAGTCACGAACCCCGACCTGCTCATCGCCGACGAGCCAACGACGGCGCTCGACGTGACCGTGCAGGCCCAGATCCTCCGGCTGCTCGACGATCTCCAAGAAGAGTTCGGGATGAGCGTCCTCTTTGTCACCCACGACCTCGGGGTCGTGGCCGAGATCGCGGACCGAGTCGTCGTGATGTACGCGGGGAAAGTGATGGAGCGCGGCGACGTCTACGAGATCTTCGAGTCGCCCTCGCATCCGTACACCCGCGCCTTGATGGACTGTCTCCCCGGCGGGGACCGCGCCGCGGGCGGGATCGAGGGCACGCTACCGAACCCGACCGATCCGCCCGACGGCTGCCGGTTCGCACCCCGGTGTGAGTACGCCGTCGACGAGTGTACACAGGGTGATCAGCCAGAGGAGGCGGAGCTTTCGGCGAGTCACAGCGTCTCGTGTGTGTACTACTACGGCGGGCGCGACGCGTCGGTGATCACGGGCGAGGACGACGATGGCGGCTGGTCGAACTCGCCAGGAGGGTTGGCGGATGACTGACCCGCTGCTCTCGGTCCGCAACCTGAAGAAACACTACCCGATCAAGGAAGGCGTCCTCTCGCAGCAGGTCGGGGCCGCCCGCGCCGTCGACGGGATCAGTTTCGACATCGGACAGGGCGAGACGCTCGGGCTGGTCGGCGAGTCCGGCTGTGGGAAGTCGACCGCCGCGTCGTCGATCATCCGGCTGGAGGAGCCGACCAGCGGTGAGGTGCTGTTCAACGGCGAGGGATACGACGACAGCCGGACTTCCGGGGACGAGCCTGCGACGAACGACGTCACGGAGTTCGACGACAGGCAGCTCAAGGCGTTTCGCCGGGACGCCCAGATGATCTTCCAGGACCCGTCGTCGAGTTTCGATCCGCGACAGACCATCGGGGCGTCGATCGCCGAACTCCTCGAAGTCCACGGGATGACCGACAAACAGCGCCGCCGGGCGATCGTCGGAAATCTGCTCGAAGACGTCGGCCTCTCGGCGGACGACTACGATCGCTACCCCCACGAGTTCTCGGGCGGTCAGAAACAGCGCATCGCGCTCGCGCGGGCGCTGGTGCTCAACCCCGATCTCATGATCGCCGACGAGCCGGTGAGCGCGCTCGACGTCTCCATTCGGGCGGAGATCCTCTCGCTGGTCAACGACCTCCAGGAGAAGTACGGTCTCTCGGTGCTGTTCATCAGTCACGATCTCTCGGTCATTCGGGACGTCTGTGACCGGGTTGCGGTGATGTATCTCGGCGAGATCGTCGAGATCGCGTCGACCGAGGAGATCTTCGCGGACCCCCAACACCCCTACACCGAGGCGTTGCTCTCGGCGATCCCGACCCCGGACCCCCGGAACACCCGCGAGGACATCGAACTGAAAGGGAAGGTACCGAGTCCGACCGATCCGCCCGACGGCTGTCGGTTCCACACGCGGTGTCACCGGGTGATACAGCCCGACGAGTACGATCTCGAACAGTCACACTGGCGGGCGCTGTTGACGTTCCGGGATCGCGTCGTCGAGGGTAGCGTCGACGTCGCGAAGACGCGACGCGCGCTCGACACCGACAGCGACGGCGAGGATACGGTCTCCGACGCGAAGCTCGAACGCGAACTCCGGACGGAGTTCGACCTCCCCGAGACGCTCTCGGATCGGTCGGCCGAGGACACGCTCGCCGAGGCGCTCGATCGGCTCGTCGCGGGCGACCGCGATCGGGCGGGCGAGCTGCTCTCGACGTTCACCACGCCCTGTGAGGAATCGAAACCCGAACTGACCGACCGCGGGACGAACCACCAGGCCTCGTGTTTCCTCACCGAGAACGAGGCACCGTTGCAGGACGTCGCGGACCTCCGGGCCGACTGACGATCACCGCCGGCGGTTCGTCGAACTCCTTCGACCGAACGAGGGGTCCGCCGTCGCTGCTCGAAAACGAGAGACCGGCATCGATCGATCCCGTACGATCGGGGCCTCAGCCGTCGCCGTGGGGATCGGTGATGACGACTTCCTGATCCTCGACGTCGACGTTGATCAGGGTCTTCACGTCGTACGGACTGTCGTCGAGTTCGTTGCCGCCGCCTTCTTTCTTGATGACTGCGACGACGTCGACGATCTCCGCGCCGATCTCCTCCAGCGCGCCGGTGATCCCGCGGAGCGTCCCCCCAGTAGAAAGCACGTCGTCGAGCAGGAGGACCCGATCGCCCGCGTCGACGTCGTTGACGTACATTTCGTTTTCGGAGTAGCCCGTGACCTGCGAGAGCGCGACCTCACCATCCAGCCCGTACTGGCGCTTGCGGACCACCACGAGCGGGATGTCGGTCATCAGCGAGGTCGCCGTGGAGATGTGGATGCCCATCGCGGCGGGTGTCACGATCTTGTCGACGTCTTCGAGCGCGGCCTTCCGGATGATCTTGATGACGATCTCGCGCAGGAGTTCGGGTTCGAGCATCGGGACGCCGTCACTGATCGGATGGACGAAGTAGTGATACCCTTCCTTCTCGATGATCGGCGCGTCGAGCAGCGAGTCCCGAAGCTGATTCATGCTGCCGATACACCGACTCGTCGGTAAAACTTGACGGTCGTCGGTCGTGCGCCACGCTCGCTAACCCATCGGTAGTATCGACGCCTGGCCCCATCGAGAGATGGGTTTTTACCGCCCGCTCGTCAACCCTCGATCATATGGCCACGACGCCACGCGAGCGGTTCCGACAGAACGCCACGGGGATCGCCTCGACGGTGGTGACGGGGGTCTGGCTCGCGGCCATGCTCACCGGTCAGGGCTGGTGGCTCGCGGCGCTGCTGTTCGGTTACATCGTCGTCGTCCCGGTCGTCTCGATGCTGTTCGGCGACGACGAGGACTGGGAGGAACACGCCGACGAGGACTGGACGGACGAGGAGTACTGGGAGGACAGCTGGACCGGTGGTGGCTGGACGGCCGACGAATCGTCCAGTGACCCACCGGAGACCGACAACCAAGACGCCCTCGAAACGCTCAGAAACCGCTACGCCCGCGGCGAGCTCACCGACGAACAGTTCGAGCGAAAAGTCGAGCGACTCCTCGATACCGAGTCCATCGAAACCGTCGAGGATCAGTATCGCGAACGCGAGCGATTGCGGGAGTAGTGCAGACGATCGGTTCGGCCCTCCTTGGTTCGCCAGCTGTCCGTTATCGCCGCCGAAAAATGGGAATTGCACCGCGTCGTTCAGCTCACTCCAGATGAGGGAAGCGAGAACGGCTTAGTTAGGAGTTTTGGTTGTTGCCGCCGCCACTCACATCGGTGCTGAAGAGCGTCGCCGAGTTACCCTCATCGTCATCGTAAACAACGCTCACAGATTCGCTGGGACTCAGACCAGTCGCAATCTGAGCACCAGCCGTGATTTCATCGCCGCCCACAGCGTCCTGTCGAGTGCCGTCCACGACAGTGTAGATATTTGCGCCGTTTAGCGTGTCTCCTCCGCCCATCGTTATCGTACCACTATCATAGGTGAAGGTGGCTTGTGGTGCATCCTGCTGATTCCCGAAAACGCCAGTGGCGAACGCGCCCACCACGGCGGCGAGGATGACGACCACAGCGATCATCAGGACGACACCGATGACTGGGCTGACTGCACGTGAATCCGATCGAAGTTCGTTGATTCGTTCTCTCATTTTGGTTTCGCTCACCCACCAGCCACGGACTCGGCGGCTCTCGACGCGTTCCAACCGTTCGGCTGCTGCCGCCGCCGGAGTTCGTTTCGCGCTGGTGTGGGCCACGAGTTGCGCAATATCCTATATAATATTTCGCCCGGTGGTTGGAGATATCATTGTCGGGCTACGTCGCTCGTCGACACACTCGCTCGATCCGAGTGATCCATCTCGATGAGGCGTATGTCACGAACGATCCGGTGAGGACGGATTTGAGAACGATTAAGTCTCGCCGTTGGCTGATTCGAGGTGTGTCTCTCGCGACGCTCGCCGCGCTCCCCGTGGCCCCGACGGTCGGCCAACTCGGAATCGGCAGCGTCGCCCAAGCTGGCTCCGAGCCGGTGGCTGCGGTGCTGTTCGCCGCACTCGGACTGCCCTTTCTCGGCGCGCTGGTCGTCCTCCCGCTGTATCGCGTGCTCGGCGAACGCGTCGCGTACGTCGCGGCCGCGGTCGCGCTCGCCTCGTTCGGCCTCGTTGCGAGTCAGTACGGTGCGGAGGGGACGGTTTCAGTTCCGTGGATACCCACCTTCGACGTCTCGCTCACGCTGTATCTCGACGGGCTCTCGCTGCTGATCGCGCTGCTCGCCAGCGGGATCGGGGTGCTGATCTTCACCTACTCCGGGAGCTACATGCACGACGAACCCGGGCAGGCGCGCTACTACGCCACCCTGCTCGCGTTCATGGGCTCGATGCTCGGAGTCGCGCTCGCGTCCGATCTCATCTCGCTGTTCGTCTTCTGGGAGCTCACCAGCATCACCTCGTTCGGCCTGATCGGCCACTACCGCGATGACGCGAGTTCGCTGTACGCCGCCCGGAAGTCGATGCTGATCACCGTCTCGGGTGGACTGTTCATGCTCGTCGGCTTCCTCCTCCTCAACTACGTCTCCGGCGAGGCGCTCACGAACGCGACGTTCACCCTCGTCGGCACGCCCGACTCGCTGATCGCGAACGCCGATGCGATCCGCGCCGCGCTCCGCGAGACAGGACTGTTCGTGCCCGTGCTCGGACTGATCGCGATCGGCGCGGCCGCCAAATCCGCACAGGTTCCATTCCACCTCTGGCTCCCGAACGCGATGGAGGCCCCGACGCCCGTCTCGGCGTTCCTCCACTCCGCCACGATGGTCAAGGCCGGCGTCTACCTCATCGGCCGGGTCAGACCGCTGCTCGTCGGCGAGGAGTGGATGCTGCTCTTTGGCACTCTGGGTCTCGTCACGATGACCGTCACGGCGCTGCTCGCCGTCGGCGCGAGCGACATCAAGGAACTCCTCGCGTACTCGACGGCCTCCCACCTCGGACTCATCACCGCGGGCTTCGGCTTCGCCAACCAGCTCGGCGCGGAAACAGGTGTATTCCACATCCTGAATCACGCGCTGTTCAAGGCGACCCTCTTTCTCGTCGCAGGGATCGTCGCCCACGAGGCTGGCACCAGAGCGATCGACGAACTCGGCGGCCTCCGCCACGACCTCCCGATCACCGCCGTCATCACGGCGATCGCGGCGCTCGGAATGGCCGGCCTCCCGCCGTTCAACGGCTTTTACTCCAAGGAACTCCTGTTCGAGGCGGCCTACGAGGTCGCCCACACGGACGGCGGACTCATGTGGCTGTACCCGATCGTCGCAGTAGTAGGAAGCGTCTTCACCTTCCTCTACTCCATTCGGTTCCTCTGGCTGTTCATGGGAGAAAAACCCGCCGGGCTCGGCGAGGTCCACTCCCCGCCCGCTCTGCTGGTCGCGCCGCCGGCCGTGCTCGCGGCGCTCGCCGCGGTCGTCGGGATCGATCCCCAGCTCGCCGTCGATACGATCGTCCAGTCGGCGTTCGAGGGCACGGTCGCCGGTGAGGCCCACACGATGAGCGTCCACCTCCCGACCGAACTCAAACCCGCAGTCGTGATGAGCGCGATCACGATCGCCGTCGGTATCGCGGCGTCGCCGTTTTACGACCGCATCCGCGATGGCGTCCGGTGGCTGAGTCGCGGCCCGCTCTCGGCGAACTGGTACTACGACGGCGCGGTCGACGGTCTCGAACACGCGAGCGCGCTTTCGCTCCCGCGAGTCCAGACCGGCTACTTCCGGACGTACGCGATCTGGACGCTCGCCGCGACCAGCCTGCTCGCGCTCGGTGGCTATCTTGCGGCGGGCGTCTCGCTGCCCCCCTTTACTGGGCTCTCCATCGCGCTCCCGGTCGTGATCGTGCTCGCGGTGGCGGTCATCGGCGCGGCCGCGGTCGGCGTCGCTCCCTCCCACGTCGCGGGCGTGCTCACGCTCTCGGTGCTCGGATTCATGATCGCGCTGTTTTACGTGCTCTCGAACGCACCCGATCTCGCACTCACCCAGCTGGCCGTCGAGACCCTCGTGCTGGTGCTCTTCCTCCTCGTGCTCGACAAACTCCCCGCGTTCTACGGCGACCTGAACCGGTCACGGGCGATCCGTGACGGCGTCCTCGCGACCGGGGTCGGCGCGACGGTGTTCACGACGGTGCTGGTGGCGACCGCCGCGAGTCCGAACGACGTGATCGCGGAGTTCTTGATCGAGCGCGCGCCGGTGCCGAAAGAACACGGTCCTCTCATCACGGAGTTCGGCGGCGGCGGGAACATCGTCAACGTCATTCTGGTGGACTTCCGAGCGTTCGACACGATGGGCGAGATTGCGGTCGTGGCGATGGCGGCGCTGTCGGTACTCACGCTGATCGCCATGCGCGGCCGGGGGGAGTCGTCGTGAGCGCCCCCGACGCCGACACCACGGTGATCGCCAAGACCGTCACCAGAGTGGTGTTCCCGCTCATCCTGCTGACCGCGATCGCGCTCCTGTTCCGGGGCCACAACCTTCCGGGAGGTGGGTTCATCGCGGGCGTGCTCACGGCGGCGGCGTTCGCGCTGCTGTACGTGATCTACGGGCTGGACTTCGTGGAGACCGAACTCCTCGATCGCGGTGGCACACCCACGACCGCCGCTGGACCCACGATCGTCTCCGACTACCGGCTCGCCTTTGCGGCCGGGCTCGGACTCGCGATTACGGGCGGTCTCGCCGCCATCGCGCTCGGCCAGCCGTTCCTCACCCAGGCCGTAGTCTTCCTCCACGATCTTCCGCTCTACAAGGAGCTGGAGGTCGCGAGCGCGTTCGTCTTCGATCTCGGGGTGTATCTCGTGGTCGTCGGCGCACTCCTCACGATCCTCGCGGTGGTGGGTGCGGAATGACGCAGTTCGTGCTCGCGGGCGTGCTCGGTCTCCTGTTCACGGTCGGGACCTTTCTCGTCCTCCGACGAGACATCGTCAGGGTCGTCTGGGGCGTGACCATCATCGCCCAATCCGCGAACGTCTACCTGGTCACGATGGGTGGGCTTTCTGGTACCGTGCCGATCGTCGGTCACGGACCGCCAGCGAACCCCGGCAGCGTCACCGACCCGCTGGTGCAGGCACTCGTGCTGACCGCTATCGTCATCGGCTTTGGCACTACTGCGTTCGCGCTCGTGCTCACCTACCGGGTGTACGAGGAACACGGCACGATCGACCTCGACGAGCTCGGCGAGACGGGAGGCGAGGTCTGAATGGCCGCCCAGGTCGTTATCGCGCCGCTGCTGGTCGCGCTCGTGACTGCCGTCCTGACCCTCCTGCTCCGTCGGTTCTCGCGCGCCCAGCGTGCGGTGAGCCTCGCAGGTGCGCTCGGCTACGCGGCGAGCGTGGCGCTGCTCGTCGCGGCCGTCGCCGACCAGTCGATCCTCGTCTACCAGCTCTCGGGATGGCGCGCACCGTTCGGCATCACCCTCGTGGCCGACGCGCTCTCGGTGTTCATGCTCGGGCTCACGGCGGTCGTCTCGCTCGCCGCGGCCGTCTTCTCCGCCGGATACATGAGCGAGTACGGCCAGCAGCTCTCCTATCACGCGCTGTACCACCTGCTGGTGGTCGGTGTCACCGGCTCGTTCCTCACAGGTGATATTTTCAACCTGTTCGTCTGGTTCGAGGTCATGCTGCTGTCGAGTTACGTGCTCGTCGTCTTCTACTCGGGGCCGGAACACACCCGTGCGGCGCTCCAGTACACCGTACTGAATCTGATCGGAAGCGCGGTGATGCTGCTCGCGATCGGCGGGCTCTACTCGACGACCGGCACGCTCAACATGGCCGACATGGCCCGCCGGCTCGCCAACCCCGCGGAGTTCGGCATCGACCCGGTTCCCGTCCTGGGGATCGCCGCCATTCTGTTCGCGGTGTTCGCGCTCAAGGCCGGGATCGTCCCCTTCCAGTTCTGGGTACCCGCTGCCTACCGCGCCGCGCCCGCTCCGGTGTCGGCGATGCTCGCTGGTGTCACCAAGAAAGTCGGCATCTACGCGATCATCCGGCTCTACTTCACCGTCTTCGCGGCCGCGAGCCTCCCGGCCGGCCTCTCGCTGCCCGGGTTCGGCGGCGACTCCTTCCTCGCCTTCTTCGGCCCGATCATGTTCGTGATGGCCGCGGCGAGTATCGTCCTCGGCGGTGTGGGGGCAGTGAGTCGAGTGGACCTGGACGGCGTGCTCGCGTACTCCAGCATCGGTCAGATCGGGTTCGTCGTGCTCCCGCTCGCGATCGCCGCGACAGTACCGGAGGTGCGCGAGCTCGGGATCGCGGCGGCGCTGATCTACGCGCTCAATCACGGCCTCGCCAAATCGATGCTGTTCCTCGCGAGCGGCACAGTACGAGAGGCCGTCGGCTCGGTCCGATTCGAGTATCTCGGTGGACTCGCGCGCCGCACACCGATCCTCTCGATCGGCTTCTTCGTCGGCGCGCTCGCACTGGTCGGGATCCCGCCGCTGTCGGGCTTTTTCGGCAAACTGCTCGTCTTCCAGACTGCCGCCGACGCCGGGGCCGTGGGTGGGCAGGGAGCGACGATCGCGCTCGCTCTCGCATTGGGTGGCGCGATCCTCACAGTCGCGTACTTCTCTCGTGCATGGAACGAGGGATTCTGGGGCACCCAGTCCGAGGCCGTTCGGACGGCGACGTACTCGCCGACTCTCGTGGCGGTCGTGATCGCACTCGCAGCGGCGCTCGTGATCGTCGGTATCGGCTTCGATCCCGTACTGCGTGCGGCCAACGCCGCCGCGTCGGCGGCGGTGGATCGAGGCACGTACGTCGATAGCGTGCTCCCGGAGGTGTCGCCATGAGACGGTGGCCGGCACTCGGTGTCGTGCTCGCGGTGCTTTGGCTGTTCGTCCGTGGGATCGAGCTCACTCCCGTGCTGATCGCCGAGGAGTTCCTGATCGGGCTCGCCATCGGCCTCCCGATCGCGTTCGTCTTCCGGCGGTTCTACGCGACCGAGTTCGCGCTCGCGGGGACGCTCCGGATCGTTCCGTACGTCGGGCTCTACCTCGCGGTGTTCGCGAAAGAGCTGATCGTGGCGAACGTCGACGTCGTCTACCGGGTGCTCTCGCCGTCGATGCCGATCGAGCCCGACGTGGTCGCGGTCCCCCTCCGAGTCGAATCCGACGTCGCGATCACCACGATCGCCAATTCGATCACCCTGACACCCGGAACGCTCACGATGGATTACGACGACGCAACCAACACACTCTACGTTCACGGTATCACTGGTCGGAATCGGAAGGGCGTCCTCGCCCCGATCCGAACGTGGGAGGATTACGCGCTCGTGATCTTCGACGAGGACGCGAGTCCCGACGACACGCCGCCCGCTCCACGGGGTGATCTCGGTGGCGACTGATATCCCTGTGTTCCTCGATCTCGCGATCACGATCGGGCTCGTGATCGCGAGCGGCGTCACCCTGCTGGCGGGCTACCGGGTGATCCGCGGGCCGACCACGCCCGATCGGGTAGTGGGGCTCGACGCCATCGGGACCAACGTCGTCGCGGTCGCGGTCCTGTTCGCGCTCCAGACCGGCCGTGGCTTCTTCATCGACGTGGGCCTCGTGCTCGCCATCATCGGGTTCATCAGCACGGTTGCGGTCGCCCGCTACGTCACCGACGGAGACATCATCGAATGAACACGATCCACGCACTCATCGTCACGGTACTCATCGCTATCGGCAGCGGATTCTTGCTCGTCGGCACGATCGGACTGCTCCGATTTCCCGACGTCTACAACCGGATGCACGCCACCAGCAAGGCCACCACGCTCGGCGCGGCCTCGCT is a window encoding:
- a CDS encoding ABC transporter permease, coding for MATDEPSQRFDSVDWNDVAGGSSRAFSANFKGVAAVLGAIFALILYDLFVVPGDTPTFAAIGWNYDVTGLDWLFAISIVLFGFYGVLPLYQNARMTRYYWQQFRKNRPAVLSLVFLAAVFVGGLLGPLFISAPEVQLFTKYQPPVGFEISRQYVINCAGPIVDGACQGTWQYPLGTTQNGRDIFKMIVYGMQITMKIAFIATLMVLTIGTAVGTTAAYMGGLVDEVLMRYVDIQQSFPTFILYLLILYIFGGSLTLFILLFGLFAWEGTARYVRSNALAKSQEEYIKAVQLSGASTYQVIRRHIIPNTASSWITDLTLLIPGFLLFEAQLAFLGLGDSTVPSWGQLIAAGRGDLSFAPWITLMPGFVLFFTILAFNFLGDAVLDAIDPETQAEAER
- a CDS encoding ABC transporter ATP-binding protein, whose product is MTTDTPLLSIENLTTTFETDAGLLTAVDGISFDVNRGETVCIVGESGSGKTVASESITRLIPSPPGTVDGTVRFEGRDIASMSESELREIRGQNIAHIFQNPQDALNHCYTVGWQITEAVQVHENVSSEAARERAVDLLNRVGVANAAARLDDYPHEFSGGQKQRVMIAMALVTNPDLLIADEPTTALDVTVQAQILRLLDDLQEEFGMSVLFVTHDLGVVAEIADRVVVMYAGKVMERGDVYEIFESPSHPYTRALMDCLPGGDRAAGGIEGTLPNPTDPPDGCRFAPRCEYAVDECTQGDQPEEAELSASHSVSCVYYYGGRDASVITGEDDDGGWSNSPGGLADD
- a CDS encoding ABC transporter ATP-binding protein — protein: MTDPLLSVRNLKKHYPIKEGVLSQQVGAARAVDGISFDIGQGETLGLVGESGCGKSTAASSIIRLEEPTSGEVLFNGEGYDDSRTSGDEPATNDVTEFDDRQLKAFRRDAQMIFQDPSSSFDPRQTIGASIAELLEVHGMTDKQRRRAIVGNLLEDVGLSADDYDRYPHEFSGGQKQRIALARALVLNPDLMIADEPVSALDVSIRAEILSLVNDLQEKYGLSVLFISHDLSVIRDVCDRVAVMYLGEIVEIASTEEIFADPQHPYTEALLSAIPTPDPRNTREDIELKGKVPSPTDPPDGCRFHTRCHRVIQPDEYDLEQSHWRALLTFRDRVVEGSVDVAKTRRALDTDSDGEDTVSDAKLERELRTEFDLPETLSDRSAEDTLAEALDRLVAGDRDRAGELLSTFTTPCEESKPELTDRGTNHQASCFLTENEAPLQDVADLRAD
- the hpt gene encoding hypoxanthine/guanine phosphoribosyltransferase translates to MNQLRDSLLDAPIIEKEGYHYFVHPISDGVPMLEPELLREIVIKIIRKAALEDVDKIVTPAAMGIHISTATSLMTDIPLVVVRKRQYGLDGEVALSQVTGYSENEMYVNDVDAGDRVLLLDDVLSTGGTLRGITGALEEIGAEIVDVVAVIKKEGGGNELDDSPYDVKTLINVDVEDQEVVITDPHGDG
- a CDS encoding SHOCT domain-containing protein; the protein is MATTPRERFRQNATGIASTVVTGVWLAAMLTGQGWWLAALLFGYIVVVPVVSMLFGDDEDWEEHADEDWTDEEYWEDSWTGGGWTADESSSDPPETDNQDALETLRNRYARGELTDEQFERKVERLLDTESIETVEDQYRERERLRE
- a CDS encoding type IV pilin N-terminal domain-containing protein, which produces MSETKMRERINELRSDSRAVSPVIGVVLMIAVVVILAAVVGAFATGVFGNQQDAPQATFTYDSGTITMGGGDTLNGANIYTVVDGTRQDAVGGDEITAGAQIATGLSPSESVSVVYDDDEGNSATLFSTDVSGGGNNQNS
- the mbhE gene encoding hydrogen gas-evolving membrane-bound hydrogenase subunit E is translated as MAPTVGQLGIGSVAQAGSEPVAAVLFAALGLPFLGALVVLPLYRVLGERVAYVAAAVALASFGLVASQYGAEGTVSVPWIPTFDVSLTLYLDGLSLLIALLASGIGVLIFTYSGSYMHDEPGQARYYATLLAFMGSMLGVALASDLISLFVFWELTSITSFGLIGHYRDDASSLYAARKSMLITVSGGLFMLVGFLLLNYVSGEALTNATFTLVGTPDSLIANADAIRAALRETGLFVPVLGLIAIGAAAKSAQVPFHLWLPNAMEAPTPVSAFLHSATMVKAGVYLIGRVRPLLVGEEWMLLFGTLGLVTMTVTALLAVGASDIKELLAYSTASHLGLITAGFGFANQLGAETGVFHILNHALFKATLFLVAGIVAHEAGTRAIDELGGLRHDLPITAVITAIAALGMAGLPPFNGFYSKELLFEAAYEVAHTDGGLMWLYPIVAVVGSVFTFLYSIRFLWLFMGEKPAGLGEVHSPPALLVAPPAVLAALAAVVGIDPQLAVDTIVQSAFEGTVAGEAHTMSVHLPTELKPAVVMSAITIAVGIAASPFYDRIRDGVRWLSRGPLSANWYYDGAVDGLEHASALSLPRVQTGYFRTYAIWTLAATSLLALGGYLAAGVSLPPFTGLSIALPVVIVLAVAVIGAAAVGVAPSHVAGVLTLSVLGFMIALFYVLSNAPDLALTQLAVETLVLVLFLLVLDKLPAFYGDLNRSRAIRDGVLATGVGATVFTTVLVATAASPNDVIAEFLIERAPVPKEHGPLITEFGGGGNIVNVILVDFRAFDTMGEIAVVAMAALSVLTLIAMRGRGESS
- a CDS encoding MnhB domain-containing protein, whose protein sequence is MSAPDADTTVIAKTVTRVVFPLILLTAIALLFRGHNLPGGGFIAGVLTAAAFALLYVIYGLDFVETELLDRGGTPTTAAGPTIVSDYRLAFAAGLGLAITGGLAAIALGQPFLTQAVVFLHDLPLYKELEVASAFVFDLGVYLVVVGALLTILAVVGAE
- a CDS encoding sodium:proton antiporter; translation: MTQFVLAGVLGLLFTVGTFLVLRRDIVRVVWGVTIIAQSANVYLVTMGGLSGTVPIVGHGPPANPGSVTDPLVQALVLTAIVIGFGTTAFALVLTYRVYEEHGTIDLDELGETGGEV
- a CDS encoding Na+/H+ antiporter subunit D; translation: MAAQVVIAPLLVALVTAVLTLLLRRFSRAQRAVSLAGALGYAASVALLVAAVADQSILVYQLSGWRAPFGITLVADALSVFMLGLTAVVSLAAAVFSAGYMSEYGQQLSYHALYHLLVVGVTGSFLTGDIFNLFVWFEVMLLSSYVLVVFYSGPEHTRAALQYTVLNLIGSAVMLLAIGGLYSTTGTLNMADMARRLANPAEFGIDPVPVLGIAAILFAVFALKAGIVPFQFWVPAAYRAAPAPVSAMLAGVTKKVGIYAIIRLYFTVFAAASLPAGLSLPGFGGDSFLAFFGPIMFVMAAASIVLGGVGAVSRVDLDGVLAYSSIGQIGFVVLPLAIAATVPEVRELGIAAALIYALNHGLAKSMLFLASGTVREAVGSVRFEYLGGLARRTPILSIGFFVGALALVGIPPLSGFFGKLLVFQTAADAGAVGGQGATIALALALGGAILTVAYFSRAWNEGFWGTQSEAVRTATYSPTLVAVVIALAAALVIVGIGFDPVLRAANAAASAAVDRGTYVDSVLPEVSP
- a CDS encoding Na+/H+ antiporter subunit E, with product MRRWPALGVVLAVLWLFVRGIELTPVLIAEEFLIGLAIGLPIAFVFRRFYATEFALAGTLRIVPYVGLYLAVFAKELIVANVDVVYRVLSPSMPIEPDVVAVPLRVESDVAITTIANSITLTPGTLTMDYDDATNTLYVHGITGRNRKGVLAPIRTWEDYALVIFDEDASPDDTPPAPRGDLGGD
- a CDS encoding monovalent cation/H+ antiporter complex subunit F; the encoded protein is MATDIPVFLDLAITIGLVIASGVTLLAGYRVIRGPTTPDRVVGLDAIGTNVVAVAVLFALQTGRGFFIDVGLVLAIIGFISTVAVARYVTDGDIIE